A single genomic interval of Terriglobus albidus harbors:
- a CDS encoding S41 family peptidase: protein MPRIPKILLLLASVALVLTVFLGANATGVSAASDPQENAYRQINVYSEVLSHIQSDYVEEPNIPSVTNGALRGLAESLDSESGYLSPEENKSYKTLKGGKAQVGINVSKRYGYATIVSVVPNSPADKANLNDGDIIESISDKSTHDLSLASIEMMLRGEPGTTVTIAVVRPRKAAPDKIDLTRAITPLAPVAETLYENSTILYLKPGILDHDHVSQIEGKLKGLNKGGNKKLLLDLRNVADGDMVEAQRLANMLLKSGTISVLEGQKFAKQTVTADPSKTVAEKAPVVLLVNRGTAGAAELVTAALQDNKRAEVVGEKTFGIGSQQKTFDLPDGGALILSVAKYATPAGKKIEDDGVVPGVLVAGAIDDGDDDNAAAPARKDQVDDQLSKALEILKNKAA, encoded by the coding sequence ATGCCCCGTATCCCTAAGATTTTGCTCCTCCTTGCTTCAGTCGCACTGGTGCTGACTGTTTTCCTGGGTGCTAACGCCACCGGCGTAAGCGCGGCCAGCGATCCGCAGGAGAACGCTTACCGGCAGATCAATGTTTACAGCGAAGTCTTGAGCCATATTCAGTCCGACTATGTGGAAGAGCCGAACATTCCGTCGGTGACCAACGGCGCGCTGCGTGGACTGGCGGAGTCGCTCGACTCGGAGTCCGGCTACCTCTCGCCGGAGGAGAACAAGTCCTACAAGACATTAAAAGGAGGCAAGGCCCAGGTTGGGATCAACGTCTCCAAGCGCTACGGTTATGCCACCATCGTCAGCGTGGTGCCGAACAGCCCGGCGGACAAGGCCAATCTGAACGACGGCGACATTATCGAGTCCATTAGCGACAAGTCGACCCACGACCTCTCCCTGGCTTCCATCGAGATGATGTTGCGTGGTGAGCCTGGCACGACCGTGACCATCGCTGTCGTCCGTCCTCGTAAGGCGGCTCCGGACAAGATTGATCTGACCCGCGCCATCACGCCGCTGGCTCCGGTCGCGGAGACTCTCTACGAGAACTCGACGATTCTGTACCTCAAGCCCGGCATCCTGGACCACGATCATGTCTCGCAGATCGAGGGCAAGCTGAAGGGACTGAACAAGGGTGGCAACAAGAAGCTGCTCCTGGATTTGCGCAACGTTGCCGACGGCGACATGGTCGAGGCGCAGCGCCTGGCGAATATGTTGTTGAAGTCCGGAACCATCAGCGTGCTGGAAGGGCAGAAGTTCGCCAAGCAGACTGTGACGGCGGATCCTTCGAAGACTGTCGCCGAGAAGGCGCCTGTAGTGCTTCTGGTCAACCGCGGTACTGCTGGTGCGGCCGAGCTGGTAACGGCGGCGCTGCAGGACAACAAGCGTGCTGAGGTTGTCGGTGAGAAGACTTTCGGTATCGGCAGTCAGCAGAAGACCTTTGACCTGCCGGATGGCGGCGCTCTCATCCTCTCCGTAGCCAAGTACGCCACGCCTGCGGGTAAGAAGATTGAGGATGACGGGGTGGTTCCCGGTGTCCTGGTTGCCGGAGCCATCGATGATGGTGACGACGACAATGCCGCGGCTCCGGCACGTAAGGACCAGGTGGACGATCAGCTCTCGAAGGCGTTGGAGATCCTTAAGAACAAAGCAGCCTAG
- a CDS encoding L-rhamnose mutarotase, translating to MQRVCFTLKLRADRLDEYVERHKHVWPEMQDALRATGWKNYSLFLGPGATLIGYVEVEDFGKAVEGMKAFEVNERWQVEMLPFFESDGKADDAMRPLVEIFHLD from the coding sequence ATGCAGCGAGTCTGTTTCACACTGAAGCTTCGCGCCGATAGGTTGGACGAGTATGTTGAGCGGCACAAGCATGTCTGGCCGGAGATGCAGGATGCTCTGCGCGCAACGGGATGGAAGAATTACTCACTCTTCCTTGGACCGGGAGCAACCCTGATCGGCTACGTTGAAGTCGAAGACTTCGGAAAGGCCGTAGAAGGGATGAAGGCCTTTGAGGTGAATGAACGCTGGCAGGTTGAGATGCTGCCGTTCTTTGAGTCAGATGGCAAGGCGGACGACGCGATGCGCCCCCTTGTGGAAATCTTCCATCTCGATTAG
- a CDS encoding GH39 family glycosyl hydrolase, whose product MKNALAAAALTTAFGCGLLHAQQAAVSGIKVDWTKTDVTSNATPAYQVVVNPMLERGAKMHDGSFKAIATIGADYVRYVPWLPYPKLAVAELEPPTPEKTSWDFSLIDPMVEDLMKATAGHSVIMNFSTMPAWLWKTEKPVTYPADPNQVYWTYTRGTDIKDPTYKEAADYYVRLLSWYEKGGFTDENGKFHKSDHHYKFEYWELLNEIDFEHHWTPQEYTRFFDVVTTAMRKVDPDLKFVACASAIPAKHGEMFRYFLDPKNHAPGTPIDFLSYHFYASPSKGEPFEAMQYTFFDQADGFLNTARYVEQIKHELSPGTKTDWDELGAILPEDDDSNHGKKTPEEPALYWNLTSAMYAYLYIEAVQLGVDVVGESQLVGYPTQFPSVSMMNYNTSEPNARFWTLKLLKDNFGPGDRFVATSGGNSDIAIQAIQTSIGKKILLVNKRQKATTVELPAGTTAQAITYTAPSTGDHAAATGRPQGNAVSLEPFEVAVITVQ is encoded by the coding sequence ATGAAGAACGCTCTTGCGGCCGCCGCCCTGACAACTGCCTTTGGCTGTGGCCTGCTGCACGCGCAACAGGCTGCGGTCTCCGGCATTAAAGTTGACTGGACAAAGACTGATGTCACATCGAACGCCACGCCTGCGTATCAGGTTGTGGTGAACCCCATGCTGGAGCGAGGGGCGAAGATGCACGATGGCAGTTTCAAAGCAATTGCTACGATCGGTGCGGATTACGTCCGCTATGTCCCGTGGCTGCCGTATCCGAAGCTTGCTGTCGCGGAGCTTGAGCCGCCGACGCCAGAGAAGACCTCTTGGGATTTCTCCCTGATCGATCCGATGGTGGAAGACCTGATGAAAGCGACGGCCGGACATTCGGTCATCATGAACTTCAGTACCATGCCGGCCTGGCTATGGAAGACAGAGAAGCCGGTGACATATCCTGCCGATCCGAATCAGGTCTACTGGACGTATACGCGGGGCACTGACATCAAGGACCCCACCTATAAAGAAGCCGCTGACTATTATGTGCGTCTGCTCTCCTGGTATGAGAAGGGTGGCTTTACCGATGAGAACGGAAAGTTCCACAAGAGCGACCATCACTATAAGTTCGAGTATTGGGAATTGCTCAATGAGATCGACTTTGAGCATCACTGGACACCGCAGGAGTACACGCGTTTCTTTGATGTCGTAACCACTGCGATGCGGAAGGTGGATCCTGATCTGAAGTTTGTCGCGTGTGCGTCGGCTATTCCGGCGAAGCACGGAGAGATGTTTCGCTACTTTCTCGATCCGAAGAACCACGCGCCGGGAACACCGATCGATTTCCTGAGCTATCACTTTTATGCCTCACCGTCCAAAGGGGAACCTTTCGAAGCGATGCAGTACACCTTCTTTGACCAGGCCGACGGTTTTTTGAATACCGCGAGGTATGTGGAGCAGATCAAGCACGAGCTGTCGCCCGGCACCAAGACAGATTGGGACGAACTGGGGGCCATTTTGCCGGAAGATGATGACAGTAATCATGGCAAGAAGACACCGGAGGAGCCGGCGTTGTATTGGAACCTGACAAGCGCGATGTATGCCTACCTTTACATCGAGGCAGTCCAGTTAGGTGTTGATGTTGTTGGGGAATCTCAACTGGTAGGGTATCCGACGCAGTTTCCGAGTGTTTCGATGATGAACTACAACACCTCGGAACCAAATGCCCGTTTCTGGACACTCAAGCTGCTCAAAGATAACTTCGGTCCCGGCGACCGCTTTGTAGCGACCTCTGGAGGGAACAGCGATATTGCCATTCAGGCGATTCAGACGTCGATCGGCAAAAAGATCCTGTTGGTCAATAAGCGTCAGAAGGCAACAACTGTCGAACTTCCAGCAGGAACGACAGCGCAGGCGATCACCTACACAGCTCCGTCAACCGGCGATCATGCAGCTGCGACGGGAAGGCCGCAAGGGAATGCGGTTTCTCTAGAGCCCTTCGAGGTTGCGGTTATCACCGTGCAGTAG
- a CDS encoding arabinose isomerase, with the protein MQRFDTQLRVGLIGLGLESYWPQFEGLKQRLEGYLELVSRKVEESGRRSILMGLVDTPEKAVDAGHACRTEDIDILLVYVTTYALSSTVLPVIQRAKVPVILLNLVPAAAIDYVKFNRLGDRTAMTGEWLAFCSACPVPEIANVLRRLDIPFQQVTGMLENDPQCWADLEGWLKAADVVKTMNHCRLGLMGHYYSGMLDIATDLVQVSGRFGTLIHIFEVDELSAIRRAVTPPEVEKKLSDFHDFFALDDECPPEELTRAATTAAALDQLVRRKGIDMLAYYYSGSGIPENENTMSSIILGTSMLTGRGVPVAGEYEVKNVLAMKILDELGAGGSFTEYYAMDFTDDLVLMGHDGPGHPRIAQEKIRVRPLPVYHGKVGRGLSVEMAVKHGPVTLLSIVEDKQHGFRLLVAEGESVPGPILEIGNTNSRYRFPIGARGFSEAWNAQGPAHHCAIGIGNLGNQLRKLAALMNLGFHQVC; encoded by the coding sequence TTGCAGCGTTTTGATACTCAGCTTCGCGTCGGCTTGATCGGTCTTGGCCTGGAAAGCTACTGGCCGCAATTCGAAGGTCTGAAGCAACGCCTGGAAGGTTATCTTGAGCTGGTTTCCAGAAAGGTAGAGGAGAGCGGCCGCAGGTCGATTTTGATGGGCCTGGTCGATACACCGGAGAAGGCAGTGGACGCGGGCCATGCCTGCAGGACAGAAGATATCGACATCCTGCTGGTCTATGTCACCACGTACGCGCTGTCTTCGACGGTGTTGCCGGTCATCCAGCGGGCGAAGGTTCCCGTTATTCTGCTCAACCTTGTTCCCGCGGCGGCGATTGACTATGTAAAGTTCAACCGCCTTGGTGATCGCACAGCGATGACCGGGGAGTGGCTGGCCTTTTGTTCGGCCTGTCCCGTGCCTGAGATAGCCAATGTCCTGCGTCGCCTCGATATTCCGTTTCAGCAGGTAACAGGCATGCTCGAGAACGATCCGCAGTGTTGGGCCGATCTTGAAGGATGGTTGAAGGCAGCCGACGTGGTGAAGACCATGAATCATTGCCGCCTGGGACTGATGGGGCACTATTACAGCGGTATGCTCGACATCGCAACGGACCTGGTGCAGGTGAGCGGCCGGTTTGGGACACTGATTCATATCTTCGAGGTCGATGAGCTAAGCGCGATCCGTCGTGCAGTAACACCACCGGAGGTTGAGAAGAAGCTCAGTGATTTCCATGACTTCTTCGCACTTGACGACGAGTGTCCCCCGGAGGAGTTGACCCGCGCCGCAACCACCGCTGCCGCACTGGATCAGCTTGTGCGCCGCAAGGGAATCGACATGCTGGCGTACTACTACAGCGGTTCCGGAATACCCGAAAACGAGAACACCATGAGCTCTATCATCCTCGGCACGTCCATGTTGACGGGCAGGGGGGTGCCGGTTGCCGGTGAGTACGAGGTGAAGAATGTCCTCGCCATGAAGATCCTGGATGAGCTTGGCGCCGGAGGATCGTTTACCGAGTACTATGCCATGGACTTCACGGACGATCTTGTTCTGATGGGGCATGATGGCCCCGGACATCCGCGCATCGCCCAGGAAAAGATCCGCGTGCGTCCGTTGCCTGTGTACCACGGCAAGGTGGGACGCGGTCTCTCTGTAGAGATGGCGGTGAAGCACGGGCCGGTCACGCTGCTCTCTATCGTGGAGGACAAGCAGCATGGCTTTCGCCTTCTGGTTGCGGAAGGCGAGAGTGTGCCCGGTCCCATTCTCGAGATCGGCAATACCAACAGCCGCTACCGATTCCCGATTGGCGCCCGTGGATTCTCTGAGGCGTGGAATGCCCAGGGACCTGCACATCACTGCGCGATCGGTATCGGCAATTTAGGAAATCAACTTCGAAAACTTGCAGCCCTGATGAACCTTGGTTTTCATCAGGTCTGCTAG